The following nucleotide sequence is from Artemia franciscana unplaced genomic scaffold, ASM3288406v1 PGA_scaffold_89, whole genome shotgun sequence.
ACCGGGCCCGACGTTGTGTGAATTCCAGGATCTGACGAGACTGGGTACTTTCAACGTGGTATGGCCGTTGGCTGAGagattttgtaacaaaatagtTGATGGTCAACAAagtgaaaagaaatataaaaaagccaaattttagcGAGTTCATGAAGCATGGTTTCAGTAGAATAACATTTAGAAAGAATCAAACCatgtttattcatttaattttttttcaacttttttccttCCAAAACAAAGCTGGAAGCCTCCAAAATTTTTCTACCTTTGATGACAACCTTATAGCTTCCTAATTTAGATTTGTCAAATTAGAAGgctcttgtttttcaaacagCTCATCGATTTCGAAGTAAAATCTATTGGTTTTTGGGGGAAGTGAGCTACCTCTCCTATAATAAATTCCTATGCATTGTAACTAGATCAGTGTGCGAGcaaactttatttcttttaataaaaggGCAAGTCTcgaaaatttatttagattttgtcGGGGTACAATTTATGagttttttaagaagaaaaaaaaattatgtcccCCGCCTCCAGTAAATTCTTGCGCATTTGTTACTAATTAAGGCcccttttttttgcctttttagattcagtttattttcttttcataggTTTGTCCTTTCCACGTGGTCACGTGCTACATTGTTATTCAATTAATTGGTAGCCCTTAAAAGGGCTGTTGGGTATCTTGAAGCAGGGCCGAAGTTCATTTAAGCCTTTGCCGGTTTTTCAGTCTTCTTTGGTAGAAGGACTGCTTGAATGTTGGGCAAAACGCCTCCTTGAGCAATGGTAACGCTCGACAGGAGCTTGTTCAGTTCTTCGTCGTTTCTAATGGCAAGCTGAAGGTGACGAGGAATGATGCGAGTTTTTTTGTTGTCTCGTGCAGCATTGCCCGCAAGCTCAAGGACCTCGGCCGCCAAATACTCCATCACTGGTGCAAGGTAAACAGGTGCCCCTGCACCAACTCGCTCCGCATAGTTGCCCTTTCTCAGAAGACGGTGGATTCTTCCAACTGGGAATTGAAGACCGGCCCTATTTGAACGAGACTTTGCCTTTCCTTTCGCTTTTCCACCCTTTCCTCTTCCTGACATGATTTCTTGGTTACGAAATTCGCTTTGACTACAATCACCACAAATTCACAAGGCTGTCTGTTTCTGAATAACAAAAGCGCAACCTATTTATACTGGAGCCAAGAGCTTGAGTTCCTCTGAAAACAAACTTGTGCGAGAACTGTAGCTTGTGTATGAACAGGTCGAATTTTACACACACTATCCAGTCGAAAACTAGATTTTGTCAAAGAATCATTGATCATGGCACCTAAAACTTCAGGAAAAGCAGCAAAGAAAGCTGGAAAGGCACAGAAAAATGTAACTAAAACTGATAAGAAAAGGAAACGAAAGAGGAAGGAAAGCTACGCCATTTACATTTACAAAGTTCTCAAGCAAGTGCACCCCGACACTGGTGTTTCCAGTAAGGCCATGAGCATCATGAATAGCTTTGTCAACGACATCTTTGAAAGGATTGCCGCGGAGGCCTCTCGCCTAGCTCACTACAACAAAAGGTCCACCATCACTAGCGGAGAGGTTCAAACTGCTGTGAGGTTACTCCTTCCCGGGGAACTTGCCAAGCACGCTGTTAGCGAAGGTACTAAAGCTGTAACAAAATACACAAGCTCCAAATAAGGTGTTTTCTCCCATCTACTACCGCCCAATTAGCTGGACCCTAACAAACAGCCCTTTTAAAGGCTAACACCCTATTTTAAAACCTCTCAAATTACTTTCATTGCTCGTGGCTTTGATGTGTGAAATTTCGGGTAAAGTCAATAATACAACTTgtccattttcaaaattccctttttcgGTGGTTGGTCTCAATTTGCTAGTATAGAAAGTAATATTGACGGAGAGTTGGAAGAGAATGGGGGGCGGGTTGGCTTTTTTCAACACTTTCCCATGGAAACCATAGAAACCCTTTTAATAGGTCTCTTGGGAATTTCTGGATGCTGGCCTAAT
It contains:
- the LOC136042232 gene encoding histone H2A-like; this translates as MSGRGKGGKAKGKAKSRSNRAGLQFPVGRIHRLLRKGNYAERVGAGAPVYLAPVMEYLAAEVLELAGNAARDNKKTRIIPRHLQLAIRNDEELNKLLSSVTIAQGGVLPNIQAVLLPKKTEKPAKA